A DNA window from Niabella yanshanensis contains the following coding sequences:
- a CDS encoding TapB family protein: MYYPSVNNLLRLGVAFFLMISIGTGCEQAVEDLGDPQNSDKTSGFIPGGNRKYIYSVESDGGAGGTVTQSVSGTRDSAGITVYNLQSVIQASGASMTLNNNLFVIGGKTYTEIKVPDAWYQYVTLFNQMPNVRVTKAVVNGYPAYMVMDNALKDGGKIAVSGPQVQEQLIEYTNNGNLGSVKQEIVHITGTGKVETIKVPAGSFVCSRFSYEVATTITTRVGHTQETANGNEKITVWMAQGVGIVKQQSDATLVSVIPLPTGEIKKIVTNTASTTTLQNIQ, translated from the coding sequence GCTGCGAACAGGCCGTGGAAGACTTGGGCGATCCGCAAAATTCTGATAAAACTTCGGGTTTTATTCCCGGTGGAAACAGGAAGTATATTTATAGTGTTGAAAGTGACGGAGGCGCCGGTGGCACGGTAACACAGAGCGTTTCGGGTACCAGGGATTCGGCGGGCATCACTGTTTATAACCTGCAGTCAGTGATACAGGCAAGCGGTGCTTCTATGACCCTGAACAATAACCTGTTTGTTATCGGTGGCAAAACATATACCGAAATAAAGGTACCGGATGCCTGGTACCAATATGTAACCTTATTTAACCAGATGCCTAATGTAAGAGTGACAAAAGCTGTAGTGAATGGATACCCGGCCTACATGGTGATGGACAATGCTTTAAAAGACGGCGGTAAAATTGCTGTTTCAGGTCCGCAGGTGCAGGAGCAATTGATAGAATATACAAATAATGGCAACCTGGGCTCTGTTAAGCAGGAAATAGTACATATAACGGGAACGGGCAAAGTAGAAACTATTAAAGTTCCTGCAGGTTCTTTTGTGTGCAGCCGTTTTTCTTATGAAGTGGCTACAACGATCACTACCAGGGTCGGTCATACACAGGAGACGGCCAATGGTAACGAAAAGATAACAGTCTGGATGGCACAAGGTGTAGGTATAGTAAAGCAACAGTCTGACGCAACCCTGGTATCAGTTATTCCCCTGCCTACCGGGGAAATTAAAAAGATTGTAACCAATACCGCTTCCACTACCACACTTCAAAATATTCAGTAA
- a CDS encoding GNAT family N-acetyltransferase yields the protein MNRIDIKLVASDDYRLLSLIAAWYQAEWGIPVTDTVNNLRAVTADSYQFQMVLSVNGKAVATGGIYNHVSLLNHKPDLNVYKKWLAQVYTLPGERGRGYGILLCKQIQDHCSALAFEKIYLFTHTAGPMYEKLGWSTIQRLAIGNRNIAVMEKAL from the coding sequence ATGAATCGTATTGACATTAAATTGGTAGCTTCTGATGACTACAGGCTATTATCGTTAATCGCTGCCTGGTACCAGGCAGAATGGGGCATACCAGTAACAGATACCGTTAATAATTTACGTGCTGTAACCGCCGACAGTTACCAGTTTCAAATGGTCCTTTCTGTAAATGGCAAAGCGGTCGCCACAGGTGGGATCTACAACCATGTTAGCCTGCTCAACCATAAACCTGACCTAAACGTATACAAAAAATGGCTGGCCCAGGTGTACACCCTACCCGGTGAAAGGGGCCGGGGCTATGGCATTCTTCTTTGTAAACAAATCCAGGATCATTGCAGTGCCCTTGCATTTGAGAAGATATATTTGTTTACCCACACAGCCGGGCCTATGTATGAGAAATTAGGCTGGTCAACAATTCAGCGTTTAGCGATAGGTAACAGGAATATAGCTGTCATGGAAAAGGCCCTCTAA
- a CDS encoding cupin domain-containing protein — translation MERTIVNPVIKDQVTFKQTAKDIKGGITRLEVTLMPGGGTPPHYHRNFSETFIVHSGALTIQLKNRTLVLDAGHQLTVEPGQLHRFTNTTAAAVHFTTIVEPGSEGFENALHILYGLAGDNQTDDKGNPRSLLALAVISHISDMRPGGAGALMIPFLGLLNFIAKISGYDKKLVARYCINA, via the coding sequence ATGGAAAGAACAATTGTAAATCCTGTGATCAAAGACCAGGTTACGTTTAAACAAACTGCAAAAGATATAAAGGGCGGTATAACCCGTTTGGAAGTTACGTTAATGCCGGGTGGAGGTACACCGCCACACTATCACAGGAATTTTTCTGAAACCTTTATCGTTCATTCCGGCGCTTTAACCATTCAATTAAAAAATAGAACCCTGGTCCTTGATGCGGGTCATCAGCTAACGGTAGAGCCGGGACAGTTACACCGTTTTACCAACACCACTGCAGCAGCTGTACATTTTACTACGATTGTAGAGCCTGGATCGGAAGGTTTTGAAAATGCCCTGCATATTTTATATGGATTGGCCGGAGATAATCAAACTGACGACAAGGGTAATCCCAGGAGCTTGTTGGCCCTGGCTGTTATTTCCCATATAAGCGATATGCGACCAGGCGGTGCAGGCGCTTTAATGATACCTTTCTTGGGACTGCTGAATTTTATTGCCAAAATTTCGGGTTATGATAAGAAGCTGGTAGCAAGATATTGTATAAATGCTTAA
- a CDS encoding YceI family protein: MKQKIYYLFFTIMILTACSDKESISAVDYKVNEQNSAIEWKGSAPTHFHEGAFKVSGHLQTDGKGKITGGDFTIPIASISNFDLTNEAEREALLNHLKSPDFFNLAVHPDASFHITKVEPYSQTGSNANMMITGDFTMIGQTHSIEIPAVIKTEKEKISAEGSFKLKRLQWGMNSYNDPEQQLYILPEVDIKLKLHLNKSTS; this comes from the coding sequence ATGAAGCAAAAAATCTATTACCTGTTTTTCACAATTATGATTCTTACAGCCTGTTCGGACAAAGAGTCGATTTCGGCTGTTGATTATAAAGTGAACGAGCAAAACTCTGCAATTGAATGGAAAGGCAGTGCACCTACCCATTTTCATGAAGGCGCTTTTAAAGTATCGGGCCATCTTCAAACCGATGGAAAAGGTAAAATAACAGGGGGAGACTTCACCATTCCAATTGCCAGTATCAGCAATTTTGATCTCACCAATGAAGCTGAACGGGAAGCCTTGTTAAATCACCTGAAAAGTCCTGATTTTTTCAACCTCGCAGTTCATCCCGATGCCAGCTTTCATATAACGAAGGTTGAGCCCTATAGTCAAACCGGCTCAAACGCTAATATGATGATCACCGGCGACTTTACCATGATAGGGCAAACTCACAGCATAGAAATCCCTGCCGTAATCAAAACAGAAAAAGAAAAAATTTCTGCAGAGGGCAGCTTCAAGCTAAAGCGTCTTCAATGGGGAATGAATAGCTACAACGATCCGGAGCAACAGCTATACATTCTTCCGGAGGTAGATATTAAACTGAAACTCCATCTTAACAAATCAACTTCTTAG
- a CDS encoding cupin domain-containing protein: MDTLKEPLYRSYQGGYFRSLITPEQTGNLFSLLEFTLPRGAEPPPHIHTNEDESFYVLDGELSVTIANRCTTLRKGDALFAPRNISHSFKIITGQAVFINLITPGKLWNYFIEFSEPLESLPQTLTVPRAPSAERLKAMLDVTTNTYQINFI; the protein is encoded by the coding sequence ATGGATACATTAAAAGAACCTTTGTACAGAAGCTACCAGGGGGGATATTTCAGGTCACTGATTACACCGGAACAAACGGGTAACCTGTTCTCATTACTTGAATTTACATTGCCGAGAGGTGCTGAACCACCACCCCACATACATACCAATGAAGATGAATCCTTTTACGTGCTTGACGGGGAGCTGAGCGTTACTATTGCCAATCGCTGTACCACGCTAAGAAAGGGCGATGCCCTGTTTGCTCCACGTAATATTTCTCATTCGTTTAAGATCATTACAGGTCAGGCCGTCTTTATTAACCTTATAACCCCAGGTAAACTCTGGAATTATTTTATAGAATTCAGCGAACCTCTTGAGTCTTTACCACAAACGCTTACCGTTCCCCGGGCGCCATCAGCTGAAAGGCTGAAGGCAATGCTGGATGTGACCACTAATACCTACCAGATAAATTTTATATAA
- a CDS encoding LytR/AlgR family response regulator transcription factor, translated as MKIRTVIVDDEPHALEIIRRYATHIPELEIIGACSNALEAFQMIQNTRVDLIFLDIKMPRLLGTDLVRSLKSPPLIIFTTAYQEYAIEGFDLNAIDYLLKPVPLKRFLQAIDKVRHFLSADFKTTQSIETPADASTPPVAHYLYIRVERRLLKINTSDILWIESIKDYIKVVTADKSFQTKQKISVTEKLLPLGEFMRIHRSFIIPVNRVEGYNPNHIVISGTQIPIGRNYKQICAQQFNPDTGFLYRPQPE; from the coding sequence ATGAAGATCCGCACGGTAATAGTTGATGATGAACCCCATGCACTGGAAATTATCAGGAGATATGCAACGCATATACCAGAGCTTGAAATCATAGGTGCCTGCAGCAATGCCCTGGAGGCGTTTCAAATGATACAAAATACCAGGGTAGACCTGATATTCCTCGACATAAAAATGCCACGCCTTTTGGGGACAGATCTTGTCAGGAGCCTGAAATCGCCCCCGCTGATCATTTTCACTACCGCTTACCAGGAATATGCCATTGAAGGTTTTGATCTGAATGCCATAGATTATTTACTAAAGCCGGTTCCACTTAAACGCTTTCTACAGGCTATTGATAAGGTCAGGCATTTTTTAAGCGCAGACTTTAAAACCACTCAATCGATTGAAACCCCTGCAGATGCGTCAACGCCGCCCGTTGCTCATTACCTGTACATCCGTGTTGAACGCCGGCTTCTAAAGATAAACACCAGCGATATTTTGTGGATCGAAAGCATAAAAGACTATATCAAAGTAGTGACCGCGGATAAATCTTTTCAAACCAAGCAAAAAATCAGTGTAACCGAAAAACTGCTTCCCCTTGGTGAATTCATGCGCATTCACCGGTCCTTTATCATACCTGTAAACAGGGTTGAAGGTTATAACCCTAACCATATTGTTATTTCAGGCACTCAGATTCCTATCGGACGTAATTATAAACAAATCTGCGCACAACAGTTCAATCCCGACACCGGGTTTTTATACCGGCCCCAGCCGGAATAG
- a CDS encoding sensor histidine kinase yields MTNRLQALRPLFYWLISFSLLLFIYGTAYGSYELGIVVVLILLPVHMCYFSLISNWILPRFFFRDKYIQTFLLLLLTMPLIAILYRFVEVYITNPYIFKFYTIRDSSFTWPSLSLSRWKQLTHPGDFVNAIERTNTVAWICVTVKLFILWNERKRVLLQSELNFLKGQLHPHFLFNSLNNLYALSLNNSPQTPEVVLGLSNILRYVLYECTSEQVLLKRDIEILSNYISLEKLRYEKRLELNVNMTSPANDLKIAPLLMLPLVENAFKHGAAETTEMPWINIDLYIHEDTMIFKVANSKPEQPVINNSSPKFNGIGLHNLQQRLDLLYPGRHTFTYLNEADCFIAELNIQLYLKGKHS; encoded by the coding sequence TTGACAAACAGACTTCAGGCGCTCCGACCCTTATTTTACTGGCTGATATCCTTTAGCCTGTTGCTGTTTATTTACGGTACCGCCTATGGAAGCTACGAACTCGGAATAGTGGTAGTTCTGATACTGTTACCGGTACATATGTGTTATTTCTCTCTTATTTCAAATTGGATATTGCCCCGGTTTTTCTTTCGTGATAAGTATATTCAGACTTTTTTGCTTTTGCTGCTTACGATGCCGCTGATCGCAATCCTATACCGGTTTGTGGAAGTGTACATTACCAATCCCTATATATTTAAATTTTATACGATACGGGACAGCAGCTTTACCTGGCCATCGCTCAGCCTGTCCAGGTGGAAACAACTTACTCACCCTGGTGATTTTGTAAACGCGATAGAGCGAACCAATACTGTAGCCTGGATATGTGTAACAGTTAAGCTATTCATTTTATGGAATGAGCGGAAGCGGGTTCTGTTGCAATCAGAACTTAACTTTTTAAAGGGACAATTACATCCGCATTTTCTTTTTAACTCGTTAAACAATCTTTATGCGCTTTCATTAAACAATTCACCTCAAACCCCGGAGGTGGTGCTAGGGCTATCCAATATACTCCGGTATGTTTTATACGAATGTACCAGCGAGCAGGTATTATTAAAAAGAGATATTGAGATCCTAAGCAATTACATCAGTTTAGAAAAACTTCGCTACGAAAAAAGATTAGAACTAAACGTAAATATGACCAGTCCTGCAAATGATCTAAAAATTGCACCCCTGCTCATGTTACCTCTTGTAGAAAATGCTTTCAAACATGGTGCCGCCGAAACTACCGAAATGCCCTGGATCAATATTGATTTATATATTCATGAAGACACCATGATATTTAAGGTAGCCAATAGCAAACCAGAACAACCCGTCATAAATAATAGCAGCCCGAAATTCAATGGCATAGGCTTACATAACCTGCAACAAAGACTGGACCTGCTATATCCGGGAAGACATACATTCACTTATTTAAATGAAGCAGACTGCTTTATTGCCGAGTTAAATATTCAGTTATATTTAAAGGGTAAACATTCATAA
- a CDS encoding UbiD family decarboxylase, whose protein sequence is MPQIVESIMGYSSLAACVTDLEQNGHLVRIKEEVDPYLEMAAIHMRVYDVQGPALFFENIKGSRFPAVSNLFGTLDRSRFMFRDSLDHVKKLVDVKMNPMSVLKKPLSYIGSSMTALGALPWKKRANAPILYGQTTISELPQVVNWPMDGGAFVTMPQVYSEDVMQPGIMHANLGMYRIQLSGNEYIANKEIGLHYQLHRGIGVHQTKANALGKPLKISIFVGGPPSHPLSAVMPLPEGLSEMIFAGALGNRRFRYFYDEEGFCISADADFVITGTVYPNENKPEGPFGDHIGYYSLTHPFPLMKVHKVYHKKNPIWSFTVVGRPPQEDTSFGALIHEITGAAIPQEINGLHAVHAVDAAGVHPLLFAIGSERYTPYQKTERPQELLTIANQILGKNQLSLAKYLFIASYADDPGLDIHDVPGFLSHILARIDWTRDVHFQTNTTIDTLDYTGDGLNAGSKVVFAAVGAPQHQLAKELPAGISLPQPFTHAKMALPGVMVVDGAAFTNYAQEATIIENWTKHIAADSLTGIRLIVIADDAGFTAATDDNLVWVAFTRSNPAYDIYGVDSFTQFKHWGCRGPLIIDARTKPHHAPALIKDPAVERRVDRLGEKGASLQGVI, encoded by the coding sequence TTGCCGCAAATTGTAGAAAGCATTATGGGGTATAGCAGTTTGGCGGCATGTGTTACAGACCTGGAACAAAATGGTCACCTGGTACGTATAAAAGAAGAAGTAGATCCTTACCTGGAAATGGCGGCCATCCATATGCGGGTATACGATGTGCAGGGGCCTGCTCTTTTTTTCGAAAATATAAAAGGCTCCCGGTTTCCCGCAGTCTCCAATCTTTTTGGAACCCTGGATCGTTCGCGCTTTATGTTTCGCGACTCGCTGGATCATGTGAAGAAACTGGTAGATGTAAAGATGAACCCCATGTCGGTGCTCAAAAAACCTTTAAGTTATATCGGCTCTTCTATGACTGCGCTGGGGGCGTTGCCCTGGAAAAAAAGAGCCAATGCCCCGATCTTGTATGGGCAGACCACCATTTCGGAACTGCCACAGGTGGTAAACTGGCCCATGGATGGTGGTGCCTTTGTTACCATGCCGCAGGTATACTCAGAAGATGTAATGCAACCGGGTATTATGCATGCCAACCTGGGTATGTACCGTATCCAGCTTTCAGGCAACGAATATATTGCTAATAAAGAAATTGGCTTACACTACCAGCTGCACCGGGGTATTGGTGTGCACCAAACCAAAGCCAATGCTTTAGGTAAACCCTTAAAAATATCAATTTTCGTAGGCGGTCCGCCTTCACATCCCTTATCGGCGGTAATGCCATTGCCTGAAGGATTGTCTGAGATGATCTTTGCGGGAGCGCTGGGTAACAGGCGCTTTCGTTACTTCTATGACGAAGAAGGATTTTGCATTTCTGCTGATGCAGATTTTGTAATTACGGGAACGGTATATCCCAACGAGAATAAGCCGGAGGGGCCTTTTGGAGACCATATAGGTTATTACTCCTTGACGCATCCTTTTCCCCTGATGAAAGTGCATAAGGTATACCATAAAAAAAATCCCATCTGGTCGTTTACTGTGGTAGGGCGCCCGCCCCAGGAAGATACCAGTTTTGGTGCATTGATCCATGAAATAACCGGTGCTGCCATTCCGCAGGAGATCAACGGCCTGCATGCGGTACATGCAGTAGATGCAGCAGGCGTTCATCCGTTGTTATTTGCAATAGGCAGTGAACGTTATACTCCTTACCAGAAAACAGAACGTCCGCAGGAGCTCTTAACCATAGCTAACCAGATATTGGGAAAGAACCAGCTAAGCCTGGCCAAATACCTGTTCATAGCTTCTTATGCCGACGATCCGGGGTTAGATATTCATGACGTACCAGGCTTTTTGAGTCATATATTAGCACGTATTGACTGGACCCGCGATGTGCATTTCCAAACCAATACCACTATCGATACCTTGGATTATACCGGTGATGGGTTGAATGCAGGCTCGAAAGTAGTTTTCGCAGCTGTGGGTGCTCCGCAACATCAGTTGGCTAAAGAGCTCCCGGCAGGTATCAGTTTACCACAACCGTTTACCCATGCAAAAATGGCTTTACCTGGAGTTATGGTGGTAGATGGCGCGGCATTTACAAATTATGCGCAGGAAGCAACGATCATAGAAAACTGGACAAAACATATTGCCGCCGATTCTCTTACCGGGATACGGTTGATTGTAATAGCTGATGATGCAGGCTTCACTGCCGCCACAGATGATAACCTGGTTTGGGTAGCATTTACCCGCAGTAATCCGGCTTATGATATTTATGGGGTTGACAGTTTCACCCAATTTAAACACTGGGGATGCCGGGGACCATTGATCATCGACGCCCGTACCAAACCTCACCATGCGCCCGCATTGATAAAAGATCCGGCTGTGGAACGCAGGGTAGACCGGTTGGGTGAAAAGGGAGCCTCCTTACAAGGAGTTATTTAA
- a CDS encoding VOC family protein, which produces MKTKKIWANFSVLNLERTTRFYKKLGFRPNGASEQLTSFSFGEDNFIIHFFLKDVLEPNMKGPAIDARAGNEIIFTLSADSKEEVDSWATAVQDAGGTIVSQPEAFGAGYYGFVFADPDGHKFNVFYM; this is translated from the coding sequence ATGAAAACAAAAAAAATCTGGGCCAATTTTAGTGTACTTAATTTAGAACGCACCACCCGATTCTACAAAAAACTGGGATTTCGCCCTAACGGAGCCTCAGAACAGCTAACCAGTTTCTCCTTCGGCGAAGACAACTTTATCATACATTTCTTTTTGAAAGACGTACTGGAACCCAATATGAAGGGGCCTGCGATTGATGCCAGAGCCGGTAATGAAATTATTTTCACGCTTTCGGCAGATAGCAAAGAAGAGGTGGATTCCTGGGCAACAGCCGTGCAGGATGCCGGTGGAACCATAGTGTCCCAACCGGAAGCATTTGGAGCCGGCTATTATGGATTCGTATTTGCCGATCCGGATGGTCATAAATTCAACGTATTTTATATGTAG
- a CDS encoding alpha/beta hydrolase, producing MHKIVALLLANLAVLTSFSQEKINLYPDGQIPFAKAGTEIPTITVFRPSKNTAKGTAVIVCSGGGYGGRANKVEGIPACTKLTEAGITAFLVDYRVPNDQKMDHKEWVPLTDAQRAIQYVRENARLYKIDGNRIGIMGFSAGGHLVSTVGTQFFETKLQNTKGTSLRPDFMILVYPVISFADSLAHLGSRKNLVGPDITSEEIRKYSSELNVTEQTPPTYITSGMDDKVVDVKNCLYFSAALKQKNVPVELFLYEKGKHGYGVFNKEAQLQWIDDCISWIKREPYKRK from the coding sequence ATGCATAAAATAGTAGCCCTTCTTCTTGCCAACCTGGCTGTACTCACATCTTTTTCACAGGAAAAAATAAATCTATACCCGGATGGCCAAATTCCTTTTGCCAAAGCAGGCACTGAAATTCCAACGATAACAGTATTCCGGCCTTCAAAAAATACGGCCAAAGGAACGGCTGTTATTGTATGCTCGGGCGGCGGTTATGGAGGAAGAGCTAATAAAGTAGAAGGGATCCCGGCTTGTACAAAACTGACAGAAGCCGGGATAACTGCTTTCCTGGTAGATTACCGCGTACCCAACGATCAAAAGATGGATCATAAGGAATGGGTGCCGCTAACCGATGCGCAGCGCGCGATTCAATACGTGAGAGAAAATGCCAGGCTTTATAAGATCGATGGCAACAGGATCGGTATCATGGGCTTCTCCGCTGGCGGTCACCTCGTATCTACAGTGGGAACTCAGTTTTTCGAAACAAAATTGCAGAATACAAAAGGAACCAGCCTGAGACCGGATTTTATGATACTGGTGTACCCGGTGATCAGCTTTGCAGACAGCCTGGCACATTTGGGTTCCAGGAAAAACCTGGTAGGACCAGATATAACATCTGAGGAAATCCGTAAGTATTCAAGTGAGCTGAATGTAACGGAACAAACGCCACCCACGTACATTACATCGGGGATGGATGATAAAGTAGTGGACGTGAAAAACTGCCTGTATTTTTCTGCAGCGCTAAAACAAAAAAACGTACCGGTAGAACTGTTTTTATACGAAAAGGGAAAACATGGCTACGGTGTGTTCAATAAAGAAGCACAACTTCAATGGATTGATGACTGTATCAGCTGGATTAAAAGGGAGCCGTATAAACGGAAATAG